A single Chanos chanos chromosome 8, fChaCha1.1, whole genome shotgun sequence DNA region contains:
- the bola1 gene encoding bolA-like protein 1 — protein sequence MLSGALRCVRPTIHTIALSRQLAHFRPQMEAGGNRPVETAIRTKLTQAFQPEHMEVLNESHMHAVPPGSESHFRVLVVSTQFEGQSLLQRHRMVNEALREELSTCVHALAIQAKTPQQWGSNPSLAKSPPCLGGSKHDSTVAEKLKAGRD from the coding sequence ATGCTGTCCGGTGCTCTCCGCTGTGTGCGTCCCACCATTCACACAATTGCCTTATCCCGACAGTTGGCTCATTTTCGGCCGCAGATGGAAGCTGGAGGTAACCGTCCCGTGGAGACTGCCATACGGACAAAGCTGACCCAGGCCTTTCAGCCTGAGCACATGGAGGTTCTGAACGAGAGCCATATGCACGCTGTGCCCCCAGGCTCCGAGTCCCATTTCAGGGTGTTGGTGGTGAGCACACAGTTTGAGGGCCAGTCCCTGTTGCAGCGACACCGGATGGTAAATGAGGCTCTGCGGGAGGAGCTCAGTACCTGCGTCCACGCCCTGGCCATCCAGGCCAAAACGCCCCAGCAGTGGGGGAGTAACCCCAGCCTGGCCAAGAGCCCACCTTGCCTCGGTGGATCTAAGCATGACAGCACTGTGGCTGAAAAACTCAAGGCTGGAAGAGACTGA
- the sv2a gene encoding synaptic vesicle glycoprotein 2A → MDDGYRDRTAFIKGAKDIAKEVKRQAGKKVGRHVDKMADEYTKRSYTRFEEDDDDDDYPVQAQDGSYYRSNSRANDDEGAHSDSTEGHDEDDEIYEGEYQGIPRADSMGKADGQVGGVAQSQFRDLAQYEGERRKDQEELAQQYETILQECGHGRFQWTLYFVLGLALMADGVEIFVVGFVLPSAEKDMCLSEPNKGMLGLIVYLGMMVGAFVWGGLADRIGRRQCLLISLSINSVFAFFSSFVQGYSSFLFCRLLSGVGIGGSIPIVFSYYSEFLAQEKRGEHLSWLCMFWMIGGIYASAMAWAIIPHYGWSFQMGSAYQFHSWRVFVLVCAFPSVAAIAALTTMPESPRFFLENGKHDEAWMILKQVHDTNMRAKGYPERVFSVTTIKTVKQMDELVDMGGEATAWHQRWKIKLTNLFHQVWSNFLTVFSPEYRRTTYMMMAVWFSMSFSYYGLTVWFPDMIKYLQKQEYSSRTKVFIKEKVEHVTFNFTLENQIHRNGEYFNNKFLNLKMKSMVFEDSLFEECYFEDITSSNTFFKNCTFISTLFYNTDLFKYRLINSRLINSTFLHNKEGCMLDFSDENNAYMIYFVSFLGTLAVLPGNIVSALLMDKIGRLRMLAGSSVISCVSCFFLSFGSSESAMIALLCLFGGISIASWNALDVLTVELYPSDKRTTAFGFLNALCKLAAVLGISIFQSFVGITKAVPILFASGALAAGSFLALKLPETRGQVLK, encoded by the exons ATGGATGACGGCTACCGAGACCGGACGGCCTTTATCAAAGGCGCCAAGGACATTGCCAAAGAGGTCAAGCGACAGGCGGGTAAAAAGGTGGGCCGCCACGTGGACAAAATGGCCGACGAGTACACCAAGCGTTCTTACACCCGCTTCGAAGAGgatgacgacgatgacgatTACCCCGTGCAGGCGCAGGACGGCAGCTATTACCGTAGCAACAGCAGGGCCAACGACGACGAGGGGGCCCACAGCGACTCTACCGAAGGCCACGACGAGGACGACGAAATCTACGAGGGCGAATACCAGGGCATCCCTCGGGCCGACTCGATGGGCAAGGCCGATGGACAGGTGGGGGGCGTGGCCCAGTCACAGTTCCGGGACTTGGCGCAGTACGAGGGCGAGCGGAGGAAGGACCAGGAGGAACTAGCCCAGCAGTACGAGACCATCCTGCAAGAGTGCGGCCACGGGCGCTTCCAGTGGACGCTCTATTTTGTGCTGGGCCTGGCTCTCATGGCTGACGGTGTCGAGATCTTCGTGGTGGGGTTCGTCCTCCCCAGTGCCGAGAAAGACATGTGTCTGTCCGAGCCCAACAAGGGCATGCTGG gtctcaTTGTGTACCTTGGGATGATGGTTGGTGCCTTTGTATGGGGTGGTCTGGCTGACCGGATTGGACGCAGACAGTGTctgcttatctctctctccatcaacaGTGTCTTTgccttcttttcctcctttgttCAAGGATACAGCTCCTTCCTGTTCTGTCGCCTGCTGTCTGGTGTGGG AATTGGTGGTTCCATCCCTATAGTGTTCTCATACTACTCAGAGTTCCTTGCCCAGGAGAAGCGTGGTGAACACTTGAGCTGGCTCTGTATGTTCTGGATGATAGGTGGCATCTACGCCTCCGCAATGGCCTGGGCCATCATCCCTCACTATG GCTGGAGCTTTCAGATGGGTTCGGCTTACCAGTTTCACAGCTGGCGAGTGTTTGTCCTCGTATGCGCGTTCCCCTCCGTGGCCGCCATCGCAGCCCTTACCACCATGCCAGAGAGCCCCCGTTTCTTCCTGGAA AATGGGAAGCATGATGAAGCTTGGATGATCCTGAAACAAGTTCATGACACCAACATGAGGGCCAAGGGTTACCCTGAGAGGGTCTTCTCT GTCACTACCATTAAGACGGTGAAGCAGATGGATGAACTGGTAGACATGGGTGGAGAAGCCACTGCCTGGCACCAACGCTGGAAGATTAAGCTTACCAACCTCTTCCACCAG GTGTGGAGCAACTTCCTTACCGTCTTTAGCCCTGAGTACCGCCGCACCACTTACATGATGATGGCTGTGTGGTTCTCTATGTCTTTCAG CTACTATGGTTTGACAGTTTGGTTCCCCGACATGATCAAGTATCTTCAAAAGCAGGAGTATTCCTCTCGTACCAAGGTCTTCATAAAGGAGAAAGTGGAGCATGTCACCTTCAACTTCACCCTGGAGAACCAAATTCACCGCAATGGAGAGTACTTCAACAACAA gtTTTTAAATCTGAAGATGAAATCAATGGTATTTGAGGATTCCTTGTTTGAGGAATGTTATTTTGAGGATATCACATCCAGCAACACATTCTTCAAAAACTGCACTTTCATTTCTACCCTCTTCTACAACACAG ATCTGTTCAAGTACAGACTCATCAACAGCCGTCTCATCAATAGCACTTTCCTCCACAACAAAGAGGGCTGTATGCTGGACTTCAGCGATGAGAACAATGCCTACATGATATATTTTGTCAGCTTCTTGGGCACGCTGGCCGTCCTTCCTGGGAACATTGTGTCCGCTCTGCTCATGGACAAGATTGGACGCCTGAGGATGCTTG CGGGCTCTAGTGTCATCTCCTGTGTCAGCTGTTTCTTCCTGTCGTTTGGGAGTAGTGAATCGGCCATGATTGCCCTGCTCTGTCTTTTTGGGGGCATTAGCATTGCTTCGTGGAACGCTCTAGATGTGCTCACGGTGGAGCTGTACCCCTCTGATAAGAG AACAACAGCTTTTGGATTTCTGAATGCTCTGTGCAAGCTCGCTGCTGTACTGGGCATCAGCATCTTCCAGTCTTTCGTGGGCATTACCAAAGCCGTGCCCATCCTCTTTGCCTCGGGAGCGCTAGCCGCTGGCAGTTTCCTGGCGCTCAAGCTCCCCGAGACACGTGGCCAAGTACTAAAATAG